Proteins encoded together in one Poecile atricapillus isolate bPoeAtr1 chromosome 15, bPoeAtr1.hap1, whole genome shotgun sequence window:
- the R3HDML gene encoding peptidase inhibitor R3HDML: MAVLYLHLYLTALGCWVTQLSSSFLLPNATELLSPPEGTAAGLLWGEGLPRGRRRRYLSPHDMSVILDYHNQVRAQVSPPAANMEYMVWDERLARAAEAWAARCLWDHGPPELMKYVGQNLSIQSGRYRSVMDMVKSWHQEKQHYSFPHPRECNPRCPSKCSGSVCSHYTQMVWATSSRLGCALGTCANVRVWGSTWRHAILLVCNYAIKGNWLGEAPYKVGRPCSACPPTYGGGCSNNMCFTGVKSNHVSWF; the protein is encoded by the exons ATGGCTGTGCTCTACTTGCACCTGTACCTGACAGCCTTGGGCTGCTGGGTGACACAGCTgtccagctccttcctgctgcccaACGCCACCGAGCTGCTGTCCCCCCCCGAGGGCACGGCCGCGGGGCTGCTGTGGGGCGAGGGGCTCCCGCGGGGCCGGAGGAGGCGATACCTCTCTCCCCACGACATGAGTGTCATCCTGGACTACCACAACCAAGTGCGGGCACAGGTGTCCCCCCCCGCTGCCAATATGGAATATATG GTGTGGGATGAGCGGCTGGCCAGGGCAGCGGAGGCGTGGGCTGCGCGCTGCCTGTGGGACCACGGCCCCCCCGAGCTGATGAAGTATGTGGGACAGAACCTCTCCATCCAATCGGGCAG GTACCGCTCTGTCATGGACATGGTGAAATCCTGGCACCAGGAGAAGCAGCACTACTCCTTCCCCCACCCCCGCGAGTGCAACCCCCGCTGCCCCTCCAAATGCAGCGGCTCCGTCTGCAGCCACTACACACAG atGGTGTGGGCCACCTCCAGCCgcctgggctgtgccctgggcacctgtgccaacGTGCGTGTGTGGGGCAGCACGTGGCGCCACGCCATCCTCCTCGTCTGCAACTACGCCATCAA GGGCAACTGGTTGGGAGAAGCGCCCTACAAGGTGGGGCGGCCGTGCTCAGCCTGCCCCCCCACCTACGGCGGGGGCTGCTCCAACAACATGTGCTTCACCGGAGTCAAATCCAACCACGTCAGCTGGTTCtag